The Paenibacillus spongiae nucleotide sequence CCCGAGCATAGAAGCTTCGCCTTGGCCACCTTCAGTCCTTTGGGCTCACCGCCCACATAGATATCGAACGTATCCTTCATTTTCACGACGCCGATATCTTTCAACAGCGGCTCGCTCGTGCCTAGCGCGCAGCCTGCATAACCGACCTTCATCGGCGTAGGCGTCTCGATTCCGGCGATTGCTTGATTCAAGAGCTTAGCCGTCTCTAAGCCGGCTGCTTCTTCCCCTTTGCAGAAATTGCAGGCGATCAGCGCTTTGGTCACAAATCCTGCCGGATTGACTTCCAGCCCCGATCGTTCAAACTCATCCTTGATGGCATCATGCTGATCGATAGGCACCTGCACATACAATTGTTTGAACGGGGTCATCTCGATCTTCGCATCCGCACCGGCAAGCGTTCCGATCTTCATGAGCTGCTCCGGCGTAAATTGGCTGCCTCCCTTTTGAACAGGCGGGGAAACGGCTATTTTCTTAAATTCTCCCATAATCCAACTCCTTTATTCATGTTCCGTTACTGAACGATGATGACAAAGGGGCTTAGAAGACGCTATAACGCTGAAGAATTGCCCCGTCCTATATGTCCTGCTGTACCATAAGAGCCGCGAACTTGGCTTTTGGTCCAGCAGTTTTCCCTTTCCGGCGGGAATTGTCGTTCGCGAATGCGATCCCCGCCCGGATGGAAAGATTGACGTTACTCATGTGATTAGGCGGATTGACGAACTTTAACACGTTGCAGACGAAGCGCGTTGAGAACAACGGATACCGAGCTTAGCGCCATCGCTGCGCCTGCTACCCATGGAGCCAGCAGTCCGATCGCGGCAATCGGTATGCCAAGCGTGTTGTAGCCGAGTGCCCAGAACAAGTTCTGCTTAATATTGCCCATCGTCTTGCGGCTCATATAGATTGCATCCGGAATGCTCGACAGATCTCCGCGCATAAGGGTCACATCGGCAGCTTCCATCGCCACATCCGTACCTGTTCCAATTGCCATCCCGACGTCCGCGGTTGCAAGTGCCGGCGCGTCGTTGATGCCGTCCCCTACCATGGCGACCTTCTTGCCTTGTGCCTGGAGCTTCTTCACTTCCTCCGCTTTACCCTCAGGAAGAACTTCCGCTAATACATGGTCAATGCCGACTTGGGCTGCGATTGCTTTCGCCGTCCGTTCGTTGTCGCCGGTGATCATGATCACTTGGATGCCCATATCTTTCAGGCGGCTCACGGCAGCTTGAGAGGTTTCTTTAATGGTATCGGCTACCGCTACAATGCCCGCGTACCGTCCGTCGATCGCAACGAGCATCGCCGTTTTCCCGTTCTCTTCCAGACGAGCCATCGTATCGTAAGCAGACTTCGCATCCACTTCGAATTTCTCCATCAAGCGGCGCGTGCCGACCAGCAGCTCTTTTCCTTCAACGACAGCTTTGATTCCGTAACCGGGAATCGCTTCGAATACTTCCGTCCCCGGCAGCGCAATATTACGCTCCTGAATCCCCGTGACAATCGCTTCTGCGAGCGGATGCTCGGAATTCTTCTCTGCCGCGCCGACAAGCCTCAAGAATTCTTCTTCGTTAGCCTCTGTCAGCACATCCGTTAATTCTGGCTTCCCTTTCGTAACGGTGCCTGTTTTGTCCAGAATAATCGCGTCCACCTTATGCGTCTGCTCCAGATGCTCGCCGCCTTTGAACAGGATGCCGATCTCAGCCGCGCGTCCCGATCCCGCCATAATGGAGGTCGGGGTAGCCAACCCGAGCGCGCATGGGCAAGCAATAACGAGAATAGCGATCGCCTTCTCCAGCGCTTCGGCAAAATCGCCGGGAGTTACGAAGAAATACCAGACCAGGAATGCGACAACCGCGATGCCGACGACGATGGGGACGAAGATGCCGGAAATAACGTCTGCCACCCGTTGAATCGGCGCTTTGGATCCTTGCGCTTCTTCGACGACTTTAATGATCTGCGCAAGCGCCGTTTCTTTACCGACCTTCGTAGCTTGAATCCGCAGCATACCGTTCTTATTAATCGTTGCTCCGATTACCGTATCGCCGGCTTTCTTCTCAACCGGAAGGCTCTCGCCTGTCAGCATCGATTCGTCAACGGAAGAGGTTCCTTCCAGAACTTGACCGTCTACAGGTATCTTATCCCCTGGGCGAACGAGCACGATATCGCCTGTGAGCACTTCATCGACTGGAATCGTCAGCTCTTGACCGTCGCGAACCACGAGCGCCGTCTTGGCTTGCAGGCCCATCAATGACTTGATCGCTTCCGATGTGCGCCCCTTGGCAAGCGATTCGAACAGCTTACCCATGATGACGAGCGTGATCAGGACTGCACTTGTCTCATAATACAGAGCAGGTCCATGGTGCGCAGACGCACCGGCGAGATACCAATCGATCGTCAGGTACAGACTGTAGAAGAAGGCGGCCGAGGTACCGAGCGCAATCAGCACATCCATGTTCGCACTGCCATTACGGAGCGCCTTGTAGGCCCCTACGTAGAACTGTTTACCGATATAGAACTGAACCGGAGTCGCCAGAATAAGCTGCATCCATGGGTTCATGAACAGGTCCGGCACATAGATCCAAGAAGTGAAGGAGAAGTGACCGACCATGCTCCACAGCAGCGGTAACGAGAGCAGCCCCGCGATGAGCAAATTCATTTTGTAGCGGCGTACTTCTTTCTCCCGGTGGTCGCCGGCGCTAGCGCTATCCTGCTTGGTAGTCGCTTTGTAGCCGAGCTGCTTCACCTTGTTCTGCATATCCTGGACGGATACTTCACCCGAGGAGAATTCCACATGGGCCGTCTCCATCGCGAAGTTGACGGTTGCATTCGTTACGCCCGGCAATTTGTTCAGACCCTTCTCGATCCGAGTCGCGCAAGCAGCGCAGGTCATGCCTTCCAGCGTGAAATCGACGACTTCCTTGGCCGTACCGTAACCCAGCTTCTTGATCGTTTCTTCCATGCGGTCCCGATTCACGACTGCCGGATCGTACGTTATGCTGGCTTTCTCCAGAGCGAAGTTAACATTCGCGTTAACGACGCCTTCCATCTTGCTTAAGCCCTTCTCTATTCGATTCGCACAAGCAGCACATGTCATGCCCGTGAGCTGCAAGGTCGTTTGCTTGCTTGCATTCGTTGCATTGGCTTCCATGATCGATCGCTCCTTATCTTATCTCCCGATTAATTAGACGACTTCGTAGCCTTGCTCCTCAATTGCATCTTTCACGGCTTCGAAGGAAATCATATTCTCGTCATACGATATTTCCACGGTATTGTTCGCCAGATCGACCTTGCCTTTCGCTCCGATCTCTTGAAGCGCGCCTTCAATGGAATTAACGCAATGATTGCAGCTCATACCCTGTACCTGTAAAGTTTGTTTCGTCATCATAAACATCTCCCGACTTTGGATTTTTATTATTCATACTTGCAAGCGTTCCATGCTTCCTTCCGATATGCCAATGGCCTCGGATTCTAATTTCATCTGAAGCTTACGGCAGCTGCATGGACTCGCTGTTTATGACTATCGGCGGTCTCTGGTATGGAATCCATTCCCATCGCCTTTCACATCCTTAGTATACCCCCCTGCCCTATATTCGTCAACTGTTATTTTACAATACCTCCCTAGACTATATTTTAAACCTGATGAAGCGCAGCAGCATTGTTTTTCAATCACAATCGTTTAGTGGCGTGCAGTTCACACCGTTGCATCTATTCAAATGGAAACCAACTAAAACAAGGATCTCCTTGGCATCCATTCGCCCTCAGAGATCCTTCTTATTATCACTTTCGACTGTATATTTCGAGCTATTGTCCGTTAGCCGCGGTGATATGTTCCCCTCCAAATACCTTTATTCAATATTCAAATTTATTTTTGTTCTCCTATTACGCGCAGGTAGGCTGCAATCTCCTCGTGCTGGAAATGCTCGGACCAGCCTAGCGGAGTTCCCTGGTATATGCGATCTCTAATGCCGAGGTCGGCGCCGGCTTCAACGAGCACCTTGACCGCGTCAAGTGAACCCGAGTCTACTGCATGATGAAGGGCGGTCGCGTGCTCATGAAACCCAGGAGGACTATAAGCATTCAGGTCGACACCGAGCGCGATTACGAGTGCCAGGGAATGGGCCTGACCGTAGAGGGCGGCAGCGGTCAGGGAAACTTGCCGTTCGCCTGCGCTTGCCACTTGCCCAAGTCGCAAGACGTCGTCCATCCGTCCTGTGCAGACGGCCACCGGTAATGTTACTCTGGCGCCGCGTTCGAGAAGCCGTTCGACAGCAGCAAGCTCGCGATGTGCGAGGGCCGGGATGAGGGCCCCCTGAGGATCTGCTCCGGCATCGACGAGCACGTCGATAAGGTCATTCTGCACCCCGCACTCCCGTGTAACACGTCCGGAGCATACCAGCGAGATGGCGTAGTCAAGTTGATATTCCAGGCTATCCACACGCTCTCGCTCTGCTGCCTGTAAGATCGAGCGTGTCACTTGAACAATATTCAAGGGCAGCTTGTCATTCCGGATCGGATTCTCGGCGATGAACCAAAGCAGGTAGGGATTCCGGAAATATCCCTCCCCATATTCCATACGATCCCGGATTAGACTGGGATGCTTGGCCAAGAGCCGTTCCAGCTCGCTCACGTCACCGGCGTCAATGGCGGATACGGCCCTTCGAAATAACGGGTCGAGAGTCTCGTATGCTGGTGTGCTGTTCATATTCCAATCCCACCTGTCTTTAACCGTATTTTGTTCTACATTCTTCAACAACCGCGGTGCATATAAAATCACTGATTCTCTAAGAGTCCGCACTGAACACCCCATGAATCATATAGGCTGCTATGCTGCGAGAGGCCGGTCAATCGCCAGCCTCCTTCAATATCCACATTTGTAATTATGAAGAGGGAGTCTTGGACTTCAGCACAATCGGCTCCATGCCCGCTTTATAGACGAACGTGACCGGATCCGGCTCCTCCTTCCACACCTTCGGATTTTCAGATGAACTGCTTTCCTTAATCGATCGAAAATAAGTGGCCGAAACCTTGTAAGTCTTCCCTTCCTCCAGTTTCCCGGTACCGAAATAGCCGTTGCCTACATAAACGACCGGCATGGAATTACCGCTCTCATCCTTTACAAAGATCATCAACAAGTGCGACGGATCAAGGATAACATCCGCGGTATTAATTTTTAATTGAACGCGATAGAGCGTCCGCTCCGGCAAGCTGGTAACCCCTTCATAATACGTAAATGTGCTGCCCTTACCATATAAGTAGAGCAGTTCCTCCCCCCACGAATACGGCTCAACAAATTGTCTATACTCCCTGCCCGGCTGAAGGCCGCGAATGCTAACCTTGCCATTGCCGTCGGTTAGAAAGATCTTTTCTGTAGAATCCGACCGATCAACGATCCGAACGCGTGCATTCCCTACCGGATTGCCCTGCTCATCGACGATGGTATCCATGAACTGCACGGGGCTTTTGGACGTTACCGAAACACGCAGCGGCTCCTTCGCAGATGGATCGAACGTGAACGAATACGGGGCGGGATTCTCGTAGCTGCTATTTTCATCACCGAATCGTATCTCCACTCTATAGCGATCGCCGGGCTTCAATCCATCGTATCTATAAGCTTCGTACGCTGGAGTCAGCTTCATGTTCACGTCAAATTGATTCTGGTCGTTGCGAATTACTATGCTATACTGGTTCGTATCGATCGGCTTCCCGTCTTGGTTCACAGCCATAATAAGCGCAAAATTTTGTTTCACTACGATGACCGGCCTTGGGTCGACTGACCGATAGATGAAGGTATACTCTTCTGGCGTTACAGATTGATGAATAGGCTCCATAGCAATGATCCGGTATCGTTTTCCTCGGGAGAGTCCGCCAATATGAAATTCACCATTCCCATCCGTCATATACGACTTATCCGAAGTTGCCGAATCCCCTTCAAAGACA carries:
- a CDS encoding nitrite reductase; the protein is MGEFKKIAVSPPVQKGGSQFTPEQLMKIGTLAGADAKIEMTPFKQLYVQVPIDQHDAIKDEFERSGLEVNPAGFVTKALIACNFCKGEEAAGLETAKLLNQAIAGIETPTPMKVGYAGCALGTSEPLLKDIGVVKMKDTFDIYVGGEPKGLKVAKAKLLCSGVTQDRLAHVVTTIIDFYKENAKSKEKFSKFVDRMTLEQLQEIVA
- a CDS encoding heavy metal translocating P-type ATPase, which codes for MEANATNASKQTTLQLTGMTCAACANRIEKGLSKMEGVVNANVNFALEKASITYDPAVVNRDRMEETIKKLGYGTAKEVVDFTLEGMTCAACATRIEKGLNKLPGVTNATVNFAMETAHVEFSSGEVSVQDMQNKVKQLGYKATTKQDSASAGDHREKEVRRYKMNLLIAGLLSLPLLWSMVGHFSFTSWIYVPDLFMNPWMQLILATPVQFYIGKQFYVGAYKALRNGSANMDVLIALGTSAAFFYSLYLTIDWYLAGASAHHGPALYYETSAVLITLVIMGKLFESLAKGRTSEAIKSLMGLQAKTALVVRDGQELTIPVDEVLTGDIVLVRPGDKIPVDGQVLEGTSSVDESMLTGESLPVEKKAGDTVIGATINKNGMLRIQATKVGKETALAQIIKVVEEAQGSKAPIQRVADVISGIFVPIVVGIAVVAFLVWYFFVTPGDFAEALEKAIAILVIACPCALGLATPTSIMAGSGRAAEIGILFKGGEHLEQTHKVDAIILDKTGTVTKGKPELTDVLTEANEEEFLRLVGAAEKNSEHPLAEAIVTGIQERNIALPGTEVFEAIPGYGIKAVVEGKELLVGTRRLMEKFEVDAKSAYDTMARLEENGKTAMLVAIDGRYAGIVAVADTIKETSQAAVSRLKDMGIQVIMITGDNERTAKAIAAQVGIDHVLAEVLPEGKAEEVKKLQAQGKKVAMVGDGINDAPALATADVGMAIGTGTDVAMEAADVTLMRGDLSSIPDAIYMSRKTMGNIKQNLFWALGYNTLGIPIAAIGLLAPWVAGAAMALSSVSVVLNALRLQRVKVRQSA
- a CDS encoding copper ion binding protein, coding for MTKQTLQVQGMSCNHCVNSIEGALQEIGAKGKVDLANNTVEISYDENMISFEAVKDAIEEQGYEVV
- a CDS encoding ankyrin repeat domain-containing protein, with amino-acid sequence MNSTPAYETLDPLFRRAVSAIDAGDVSELERLLAKHPSLIRDRMEYGEGYFRNPYLLWFIAENPIRNDKLPLNIVQVTRSILQAAERERVDSLEYQLDYAISLVCSGRVTRECGVQNDLIDVLVDAGADPQGALIPALAHRELAAVERLLERGARVTLPVAVCTGRMDDVLRLGQVASAGERQVSLTAAALYGQAHSLALVIALGVDLNAYSPPGFHEHATALHHAVDSGSLDAVKVLVEAGADLGIRDRIYQGTPLGWSEHFQHEEIAAYLRVIGEQK
- a CDS encoding stalk domain-containing protein, which produces MKRRIAVAVALLMVWTMSGAYSMSAASSKIVIDGRELNLSAPPVQADGMTWVPFRSLFEGLGLRVGWDAKKQQITGTSADASVEIRLGSLDARVNGKAAKLGAAPFTRDGVTYVPLRFVSEAVNRDVQWDRISGVISIGARKTNSTAGTPTNDNGQSAAAEGQLTGRVLSPSGEPVAGAKVVADYAGLNEEFTVEVTTDSEGRYEVSGVLKDYTLFVHAKPPLNSREYVASEPVQVKNHTLAQSVDLILNKVDVTGSIVDEQGNPVANQRVAVFEGDSATSDKSYMTDGNGEFHIGGLSRGKRYRIIAMEPIHQSVTPEEYTFIYRSVDPRPVIVVKQNFALIMAVNQDGKPIDTNQYSIVIRNDQNQFDVNMKLTPAYEAYRYDGLKPGDRYRVEIRFGDENSSYENPAPYSFTFDPSAKEPLRVSVTSKSPVQFMDTIVDEQGNPVGNARVRIVDRSDSTEKIFLTDGNGKVSIRGLQPGREYRQFVEPYSWGEELLYLYGKGSTFTYYEGVTSLPERTLYRVQLKINTADVILDPSHLLMIFVKDESGNSMPVVYVGNGYFGTGKLEEGKTYKVSATYFRSIKESSSSENPKVWKEEPDPVTFVYKAGMEPIVLKSKTPSS